The following are encoded together in the Paludisphaera mucosa genome:
- a CDS encoding FkbM family methyltransferase encodes MSIKRILVGTMCGRLALSARESYDMVATVLARPENAGMIANDHLAGSITSKLCKEGGTFIDVGSHIGSVIDHVTHDCPKSKVISFEAIPEKVEHLRRKFPHVECHGCALGDSEGEVSFFVNLEKSGFSSLGKPAQAGKSNLAEIKVPLKTLDSLVQGDHVEVIKIDVEGAELGVLIGGEKLIERSRPVIMFESGPQQDDGLGYTKEAMWKWFSDRNYAVLVPNRVAHNDPGLTQEGFIESHLYPRRTTNYFAVPKERRDEVRDQVRRILGLN; translated from the coding sequence ATGAGCATCAAGCGGATTTTGGTTGGAACCATGTGCGGCAGGCTGGCGTTATCCGCCAGAGAGTCCTATGACATGGTTGCAACGGTCCTGGCACGCCCTGAGAACGCCGGGATGATTGCCAACGACCACCTGGCCGGATCGATTACTTCCAAGCTTTGCAAGGAGGGGGGGACCTTCATCGACGTAGGCTCCCACATCGGGTCGGTCATCGATCATGTTACCCACGATTGCCCCAAGAGCAAGGTCATTTCTTTCGAGGCCATCCCCGAGAAGGTCGAGCATCTTCGGCGCAAGTTTCCTCACGTCGAATGCCATGGATGCGCCCTGGGGGATTCCGAGGGCGAAGTGTCATTCTTCGTGAACCTCGAGAAATCGGGCTTCAGCTCCCTGGGCAAGCCTGCCCAGGCCGGCAAGTCCAACCTGGCGGAGATCAAGGTCCCCTTGAAGACGCTTGATTCCCTCGTTCAGGGGGATCACGTCGAGGTGATCAAAATCGACGTCGAAGGTGCGGAATTGGGAGTCTTGATCGGCGGCGAAAAATTGATCGAACGAAGCAGGCCTGTGATTATGTTTGAGAGCGGGCCGCAACAGGACGACGGGTTGGGTTACACGAAAGAGGCGATGTGGAAATGGTTCTCCGATCGAAACTACGCCGTGCTCGTCCCAAATCGGGTGGCGCACAATGATCCCGGATTGACTCAAGAGGGATTCATCGAAAGTCATCTCTACCCTCGGCGGACGACGAACTACTTCGCCGTGCCGAAGGAGCGACGTGACGAGGTTCGAGATCAAGTGAGGCGCATCCTCGGATTGAATTGA
- a CDS encoding opioid growth factor receptor-related protein codes for MSQLVEFYRGTGRDAEGRTLADVWAFSDDEMEFHHDFIQWLFPLEVPSQFNFRAPVLSEEDVAAFHEEPALRENLLRSFDRFLAFLGLKREDGRVVPAADFEAKRQVFLAPDHNWLRITRVLTSLRRLGLAEPSQAFYAGLLELMECGRARITADTRRYWKDATFPEEAD; via the coding sequence ATGTCGCAACTCGTCGAATTCTACCGCGGGACGGGCCGGGACGCCGAGGGCCGGACGCTGGCCGACGTCTGGGCCTTCTCCGACGACGAGATGGAGTTCCATCACGACTTCATCCAGTGGCTCTTCCCCCTCGAAGTCCCCAGCCAGTTCAACTTCCGGGCGCCGGTACTCTCCGAGGAGGACGTCGCGGCGTTCCACGAGGAGCCGGCGCTTCGGGAGAACCTGCTGAGGTCGTTCGACCGCTTCCTCGCATTCCTGGGGCTGAAACGGGAGGACGGGCGGGTGGTCCCGGCGGCCGATTTCGAGGCCAAGCGCCAGGTCTTCCTCGCGCCCGACCACAACTGGCTGCGGATCACCCGCGTGTTGACGAGCCTGCGACGGCTCGGGCTGGCCGAGCCGTCGCAGGCCTTCTACGCGGGACTGCTGGAGCTGATGGAATGCGGCCGGGCGCGGATCACCGCCGACACCCGCCGCTACTGGAAGGACGCGACGTTCCCCGAGGAGGCCGACTGA
- a CDS encoding DUF1559 family PulG-like putative transporter: MRIPRRRPAAGFTLIELLVVIAIIAVLIALLLPAVQSAREAARRAQCTNNLKQMGLAMHNYHDAQGQFPAGYLTLIGGNTFMGAPDALTRDTGPGWAWGSMLLPYMEQSTLYAALNVNLPCWDASNTTGARVSVATYLCPSVSDASRVYDVKNQAGTVLTTFSRSHYGGNSGRQEAWAFATDDWTSLSDGPIYRNAKVRIAGVTDGLSNTVFVGEHSAALSDKTWVGVVPGAVGCPTRKFAFAACDVAATQVLVHSGPNPWETPPLVHPPNSRLAKICGMYAEHPGGCNVMMGDGSVRFASANISQLVWPALATCAGGEIISSDQY; encoded by the coding sequence ATGCGCATCCCTCGTCGCCGGCCCGCGGCCGGCTTCACGCTCATCGAGCTGCTGGTGGTGATCGCCATCATCGCCGTCCTGATCGCGCTGCTGTTGCCGGCCGTGCAGTCGGCCCGCGAGGCCGCCCGCCGCGCCCAGTGCACCAACAACCTGAAGCAGATGGGCCTGGCGATGCACAACTACCACGACGCCCAGGGGCAGTTCCCCGCCGGCTACCTGACCCTGATCGGGGGGAACACATTCATGGGCGCCCCCGACGCGCTGACGCGCGACACCGGGCCGGGCTGGGCCTGGGGCTCGATGCTCCTGCCGTACATGGAGCAGTCGACGCTCTACGCCGCGTTGAACGTCAACCTGCCTTGCTGGGACGCTTCGAACACGACGGGCGCCCGGGTGTCGGTGGCGACTTATTTGTGCCCTTCGGTCAGCGACGCGTCGCGGGTGTATGACGTGAAGAACCAGGCGGGGACGGTGCTGACGACGTTCAGCCGGTCCCACTACGGGGGGAATTCGGGACGCCAGGAGGCCTGGGCCTTCGCGACCGACGACTGGACTTCGCTGTCGGACGGGCCGATCTACCGCAACGCCAAGGTCCGGATCGCCGGCGTGACCGACGGCCTCTCGAACACCGTCTTCGTCGGCGAGCACTCCGCGGCGCTCAGCGACAAGACCTGGGTCGGCGTGGTCCCCGGCGCGGTCGGCTGCCCCACCCGCAAGTTCGCCTTTGCCGCGTGCGACGTCGCCGCGACCCAGGTGCTCGTTCACAGCGGCCCGAACCCATGGGAGACACCGCCGCTGGTCCATCCGCCCAACTCGCGGCTCGCCAAGATCTGCGGCATGTACGCCGAGCACCCGGGCGGCTGCAACGTCATGATGGGCGACGGCAGCGTCCGATTCGCCAGCGCCAACATCAGTCAGCTCGTCTGGCCGGCCCTGGCGACCTGCGCCGGCGGCGAGATCATCAGTTCCGACCAGTACTGA
- a CDS encoding DUF2946 family protein, protein MRLRLRTILLISFVASHAAVLTAGPSLHAILGVEHGLSGSANPGGDDRSGGPAHAPGHASHDCAACHLLSLTPHNPDSVVAFSAHSTGRVLLPLRVTPPPLEARSDSPSRAPPASHPDARTA, encoded by the coding sequence ATGCGCCTCCGCCTCCGCACGATACTCCTGATCTCGTTCGTGGCGAGCCACGCGGCCGTGCTGACGGCCGGCCCGTCGCTGCACGCGATCCTCGGGGTCGAGCACGGACTGTCGGGTTCGGCGAACCCCGGCGGCGACGATCGAAGCGGCGGCCCGGCCCATGCGCCGGGGCACGCGTCGCACGACTGCGCGGCGTGCCATCTGCTGTCGCTCACCCCGCACAACCCCGATTCGGTCGTCGCCTTTTCCGCCCATTCAACGGGTCGCGTGCTGCTGCCGCTGCGCGTCACGCCGCCGCCGCTCGAGGCCCGCAGCGACTCCCCCTCGCGCGCCCCGCCCGCATCCCATCCCGACGCCCGCACCGCCTGA
- a CDS encoding MIP/aquaporin family protein, which produces MLVAKLVVEFIGTFFLVFTVGMTVKSPDAAALAPLAIGSALMIMVYAGGHFSGGHYNPAVTLGVTLRGKLSFADAVPYWIAQIIGAVAAAAAVNFIKGTATGGVPAGPGAAEYTVPAKLLVEFLFTFALVYVVLNVATAKGTDGNSFYGLAIGFTVVVGAFAVGPVSGGAFNPAVAVGAAVMDLAKWENIWIPLAADFAGGAVAAVLFKALDLGGDRTIAA; this is translated from the coding sequence ATGCTGGTCGCCAAGCTCGTGGTCGAATTCATCGGCACTTTCTTCCTCGTCTTCACCGTCGGCATGACCGTCAAGTCGCCGGACGCGGCGGCTCTCGCGCCGCTGGCCATCGGCTCGGCGCTCATGATCATGGTCTACGCCGGCGGGCACTTCTCGGGCGGCCACTACAACCCGGCCGTCACGCTGGGGGTCACGCTCCGCGGCAAGCTGAGCTTCGCCGACGCCGTCCCCTACTGGATCGCCCAGATCATCGGGGCCGTCGCCGCGGCCGCCGCGGTCAACTTCATCAAGGGGACCGCGACCGGCGGGGTCCCGGCGGGACCGGGTGCGGCCGAGTACACCGTGCCGGCGAAGCTCCTCGTCGAGTTCCTGTTCACCTTCGCCTTGGTCTACGTCGTGCTGAACGTGGCGACGGCCAAGGGGACCGACGGGAACTCCTTCTACGGCCTGGCGATCGGATTCACGGTCGTCGTGGGCGCCTTCGCGGTCGGGCCGGTCTCCGGCGGCGCGTTCAACCCGGCCGTGGCCGTCGGCGCGGCGGTGATGGACCTGGCCAAGTGGGAGAACATCTGGATCCCGCTCGCGGCCGACTTCGCCGGCGGCGCCGTCGCGGCGGTCCTCTTCAAGGCCCTCGACCTGGGCGGCGACCGCACGATCGCGGCCTGA
- a CDS encoding alpha-galactosidase produces MKSLRRRLAAVIFLGASLAPTPATAEEPTAEEFATARTWIDSRFTARAEPRPPFSFTYGDERSSELLPTWRKDYAEQPIDAARTERAMRFTDPRTDLRVECTATVYRDFPAVDWVVKFTNAGTDDTPILSAVLPLDAMVVACGQGMPGVLFHSRGSKARIDDFEPLRTVLASDEIWSGSSFGGRSSDGVLPFFKLVGRAAGASIDVGWSGDWSAEFRVFFRGQAVARIGQRTFHAKLRPGESIRTPSIVVHFWDKKDPERGGNLHRRFLRKHFTPTVAGQPVDPPIAASPHATIGFEKTTEANMLRQIANVARHGVGFDYWWIDAGWYTCGDNWARYVGNVDPDPARFPSGLKPVADAAHAAGMRFLLWNEPERVMPGTWLHKNHPEWLIAPPEGMPADLQYQRNDGFHLLDLGNPEALAWSIEHYSKMIAATGIECFRNDFNMYPGFYWNAAEPADRVGLREARYVTGLYRLFDALRGRHPGLMIDDCASGGRRIDVEMLRRALVLTRSDYLWDPVGQQAHTFGLARWIPITGIGAASVDVYSRRSGLGNHFTLAADYDSQEPVAWDAIRATVAEYRALKPYYEGDFHPLGAYSVAEDAWMAWQFDRPEQGDGLVQAFRRKACEVDASIYKLRGLEPDAEYEVVNRDAADRTVRSGRSLRDEGFKVTIAEKPGAAVYSYRKVGR; encoded by the coding sequence GTGAAATCCTTGCGTCGCCGTCTCGCCGCCGTGATCTTCCTGGGGGCGTCCCTCGCCCCGACGCCCGCGACCGCAGAGGAGCCGACGGCCGAGGAGTTCGCGACGGCACGGACCTGGATCGACTCCCGCTTCACCGCGAGAGCCGAGCCTCGACCTCCTTTCTCCTTCACGTATGGCGACGAACGTTCGTCCGAACTGTTGCCGACCTGGCGCAAGGATTACGCCGAGCAACCGATCGACGCGGCCCGGACCGAACGGGCGATGCGATTCACCGACCCCCGCACGGACCTCCGAGTCGAATGCACGGCCACGGTCTACCGCGATTTCCCGGCCGTCGACTGGGTGGTGAAGTTCACCAATGCGGGGACGGACGACACCCCGATCCTCTCGGCCGTCCTGCCGCTCGACGCCATGGTGGTCGCGTGCGGCCAGGGCATGCCGGGGGTGCTCTTCCATTCACGCGGCAGCAAGGCGCGGATCGACGATTTCGAGCCCTTGCGCACGGTGCTCGCGAGCGATGAAATCTGGTCCGGATCATCATTCGGAGGCAGGTCGTCCGACGGTGTGCTGCCGTTCTTCAAGCTGGTGGGGCGGGCCGCCGGGGCGTCGATCGACGTCGGCTGGTCGGGGGACTGGTCGGCCGAGTTCCGGGTCTTCTTCCGGGGGCAGGCCGTGGCCCGCATCGGCCAGCGGACGTTCCATGCGAAGCTTCGGCCGGGCGAGTCGATCCGGACGCCGTCGATCGTCGTCCATTTCTGGGATAAAAAAGACCCGGAGCGCGGCGGCAACCTGCATCGTCGGTTCCTCAGGAAACACTTCACGCCGACGGTGGCCGGCCAACCCGTCGACCCGCCGATCGCGGCGTCGCCGCACGCGACGATCGGCTTCGAGAAGACGACCGAGGCGAACATGCTGCGGCAGATCGCCAACGTGGCTCGCCACGGCGTGGGGTTCGACTACTGGTGGATCGACGCCGGCTGGTACACCTGCGGCGACAACTGGGCGCGTTACGTCGGCAACGTCGATCCCGACCCCGCGCGGTTCCCCTCGGGCCTGAAGCCGGTGGCCGACGCCGCCCACGCGGCGGGGATGCGGTTCCTGCTCTGGAACGAGCCCGAGCGGGTGATGCCCGGAACCTGGCTGCACAAAAATCATCCCGAGTGGCTGATCGCCCCGCCCGAGGGGATGCCCGCCGACCTCCAGTATCAGCGGAACGACGGCTTCCACCTGCTCGACCTGGGGAACCCCGAGGCCCTGGCCTGGTCGATCGAGCACTACTCGAAGATGATCGCCGCGACCGGAATCGAGTGCTTCCGCAACGACTTCAACATGTATCCCGGTTTCTACTGGAACGCCGCCGAGCCCGCCGACCGCGTCGGTTTGCGCGAGGCCCGCTACGTCACGGGCCTCTACCGGCTGTTCGACGCCCTGCGCGGGCGGCACCCCGGCCTGATGATCGACGACTGCGCCAGCGGCGGCCGGCGGATCGACGTCGAGATGCTGCGGCGGGCGCTCGTGCTGACCCGCAGCGACTACCTCTGGGATCCGGTCGGGCAGCAGGCCCACACCTTCGGCCTGGCGCGCTGGATCCCGATCACCGGCATCGGCGCGGCGAGTGTGGACGTCTACAGCCGTCGCAGCGGGCTCGGCAACCATTTCACGCTCGCCGCCGATTACGACTCCCAGGAACCGGTTGCCTGGGACGCCATCAGGGCGACGGTCGCCGAGTATCGGGCCCTGAAGCCCTATTACGAGGGCGACTTCCATCCGCTCGGCGCCTACTCGGTCGCCGAGGACGCCTGGATGGCCTGGCAGTTCGACCGGCCCGAGCAGGGCGACGGCCTCGTCCAGGCCTTCCGTCGCAAGGCCTGCGAGGTCGACGCGAGCATCTACAAACTTCGGGGGCTCGAACCGGACGCCGAGTACGAGGTCGTGAATCGCGACGCGGCCGATCGCACGGTCCGCAGCGGACGATCGCTCCGCGACGAAGGGTTCAAAGTCACCATCGCCGAGAAGCCGGGGGCGGCGGTCTACTCTTATCGGAAGGTCGGCCGCTGA
- the tadA gene encoding tRNA adenosine(34) deaminase TadA, which produces MSSPREPDADADLDRRMMEHALGLARHAAELGEVPVGAVVAREGRIVAQAFNLRETLRDPTAHAERLALTLAGRALGRWRLDDCTLYVTLEPCVMCAGAIVQSRVATLVYGAPDPKAGACRSLYRLTDDRRLNHRVATRSGVLARECGEILSLFFHERRDSSKLR; this is translated from the coding sequence ATGTCGAGCCCTCGCGAGCCGGACGCCGACGCCGACCTGGACCGTCGCATGATGGAACACGCGCTCGGCCTTGCGCGCCATGCGGCCGAGCTGGGCGAGGTCCCCGTGGGTGCGGTCGTCGCCCGCGAGGGGCGGATCGTCGCCCAGGCGTTCAACCTGCGCGAGACCCTCCGCGACCCGACGGCCCACGCCGAGCGGCTCGCCCTGACGCTGGCCGGTCGCGCCCTGGGGCGATGGCGGCTCGACGACTGCACCCTCTACGTGACGCTGGAGCCGTGCGTCATGTGCGCGGGGGCGATCGTCCAGAGCCGGGTCGCGACGCTCGTCTACGGCGCCCCCGACCCCAAGGCCGGGGCCTGCCGCAGCCTGTACCGCCTCACCGACGACCGCCGCCTGAACCACCGCGTGGCGACCCGTTCCGGGGTCCTGGCCAGGGAATGCGGCGAAATCCTGAGTCTGTTCTTCCACGAACGCCGCGATTCCTCTAAACTGCGATGA
- the hslU gene encoding ATP-dependent protease ATPase subunit HslU, whose translation MPEPELTPRRIVAELDRDIVGQADAKRAVAIALRNRWRRRQLTDELRAQVTPKNILLIGPTGVGKTEIARRLAILVGAPFVKTEASKYTEVGYYGRDVESIIRDLVEAAILLVRNTERKRVQEQAEARVEDRLLDLLLPAAGGASPSPSPSPWDPTPPPGAVDEAAERRARSREKLRARLAAGELEDREVEVTIPGRSAPPVSIMGAGNLEQMELDVQGMFEKFMPKSTQTRRTTVREARPILHQHEVDALLDPEKINKAALELAQESGIVFIDEIDKVAGDEGGGRGPDVSRQGVQRDLLPIVEGTTVTTKHGPVKTDHVLFIAAGAFHRSKPSDLMPELQGRFPIRVEMHDLARDDFARILREPRASLLRQYEALLATEGVTVEFTDDAIEAMADLAFQVNRTTQNIGARRLHTILERVLEDLSFEAPDRAGERTVVDAQLVRARLEDVAKDEDLSRYIL comes from the coding sequence GTGCCCGAGCCCGAGCTGACCCCCCGACGGATCGTCGCCGAGCTGGACCGCGACATCGTCGGCCAGGCCGACGCCAAGCGCGCGGTGGCGATCGCCCTGCGCAACCGCTGGCGGCGGCGGCAGCTCACCGACGAGCTGAGGGCCCAGGTGACGCCCAAGAACATCCTGCTCATCGGCCCGACGGGCGTGGGCAAGACCGAGATCGCCCGCCGCCTCGCCATCCTCGTCGGCGCCCCGTTCGTGAAGACCGAGGCCTCGAAGTACACCGAGGTCGGCTACTACGGCCGCGACGTCGAGAGCATCATCCGCGATTTGGTCGAGGCCGCGATCCTGCTGGTCCGCAACACCGAGCGCAAGCGGGTGCAGGAGCAGGCCGAGGCCCGCGTCGAGGACCGCCTGCTCGACCTGCTGCTGCCGGCCGCCGGGGGGGCCTCGCCGTCGCCCTCGCCCTCGCCGTGGGACCCGACCCCGCCCCCGGGCGCGGTCGACGAGGCCGCCGAGCGCCGGGCCCGCTCGCGCGAGAAGCTACGCGCCCGCCTCGCCGCCGGCGAGCTGGAGGACCGCGAGGTCGAGGTGACGATCCCCGGCCGCTCGGCCCCCCCGGTCTCGATCATGGGGGCCGGCAACCTCGAACAGATGGAGCTGGACGTCCAGGGCATGTTCGAGAAGTTCATGCCCAAGTCGACCCAGACCCGCCGCACGACCGTCCGCGAGGCCCGGCCGATCCTGCACCAGCATGAGGTCGACGCCCTGCTCGACCCCGAGAAGATCAACAAGGCGGCCCTCGAGCTGGCCCAGGAGTCGGGCATTGTCTTCATCGACGAGATCGACAAGGTCGCCGGCGACGAGGGGGGCGGGCGTGGGCCCGACGTCTCGCGCCAGGGCGTCCAGCGCGACCTGCTGCCGATCGTCGAGGGGACGACGGTTACGACCAAGCACGGCCCGGTCAAGACCGACCACGTCCTGTTCATCGCCGCCGGGGCCTTCCACCGCAGCAAGCCCTCGGACCTGATGCCCGAGCTGCAGGGCCGGTTCCCGATCCGCGTCGAGATGCACGACCTCGCCCGCGACGACTTCGCCCGGATCCTCCGCGAGCCCCGGGCCTCCCTGCTCCGCCAGTACGAGGCGCTGCTCGCCACCGAGGGGGTGACCGTCGAGTTCACCGACGACGCGATCGAGGCCATGGCCGACCTCGCCTTCCAGGTCAACCGCACGACCCAGAACATCGGCGCCCGCCGCCTCCACACGATCCTGGAACGCGTCCTCGAAGACCTCAGCTTCGAGGCCCCCGACCGCGCCGGCGAGCGCACCGTCGTCGACGCCCAGCTCGTCCGGGCCCGCCTCGAAGACGTCGCCAAGGACGAGGACCTGAGCCGCTACATCCTCTGA